CGAATTAGGAAAAatggaagggggaaggggaagtacATGCAACAGGGTGTTGAACAAACTGGAGAATGAGCACACGAGTAACAAAATGAATGTTGGCTTCCGTTTGCAGCGCAAAAATGATAAGGACAAAAATGTTTTGTCTGCAGCTCGTGTGAATGACGATCACATTCTTTCGTGTGCATGTTCCTTCCGTAACGAACATGATGTCGTATTAGTTACGAGTGATAATATATTGAAACTGAAGGCATATGCAGAGGGCATACCGACAGTATCGACGCTCAAAGACGTCACCCGACTGACTAATGGTTTAAGAGGTGGGAAATTTGAATGAGAATGTTCCCAGTTATCCCTTTATTCGTTTGCATTAAACCCTTTCGCGCTTGTTTGACTGTTTGGCTACGGTTTTTTTAGGAGGGAAGAGGGGCTCGcctaaaggaaaaaagatatgaaaagaaaaaaaaaggaaagaaagagagaagaaagagtAGGGGCGGAAGCGAGGAGGAGTTTACCCGCAACCTCCACGAGTGCGCATGCACatgagggaaaagagaaatgtgCGTGTGAAGCTCACGTCAccgcttgtttttttttcttttctcagtCACAACTTCCTCCGTTGTATGCTTGTACACGCATACATTTATTTGCTCATTTATTGAATTACTTCATGCTTTCGACACTTCAACCTCCCACCTCCTCCCACTTATCACggaatgcaaaaaaaaaaaaagaaagaaacgccTTTGTTGTGATGGTGAGTGGCGTACCTCAAcatcttcccttcccttctcttctcttctcgtGCTGTGTCGTGTCGTGTCTCgctgtttctcttcttattGTTGTGATTGGCatttatatgtatgtatatttataaatatatatatatatatgtttgtgtgtgtctcTGTGATATCATCATCTCTTCACCGCAGTCGCCGttatttcttcgttttgcTTTCTGCTATCACCGCGCAAATTCAGATGCGTGGTAATTACAGTTTTTAGTGACATAACCTCGTTGGCTTTAAAAAGAACAGATAAACCAAGTGAAAAACGAAAGGCAACGTCactaaaaaggaaagcttAATTACATCCCGGGTGCTAATTAGGTTTTTTCCTATGCATTTACATGGGtatgtgagtgagtgagtgagtgagtgagtgagtgagtgacaGGGAATAAAAGATTGTTGAACTCAACTGAAAAACACACATCGAAATATTCTCCAACTCTCTTTACAGTTCTCTTACTGCTCCCCGCTCGTGTGGAAATATATAATGTCTCACATAAAGGCAGAGAAATTTTTAACAAACAAATTAATTTGTTTAGTTTTCTGCTTTTATGAtttgaaaacgaaaaaaagatcTTTATGGAAACTACACGGCCAAGTAGTCGGTTGTTCTTCTCTTTGCCTTTTGTGTATTTGCTCACACGGTTTTTGCATCTGAACATTCTGATCTCACATCACCGAATAATTGTtacacaatttttttctctccccttCCGCCTCTCTTTCTTGCGACTGGTTcctcgcttctttttttttgtttgtttgttcgcttAGTTAGCGCCCACAAGTGAAGGAGGGCGAGTTGTGGGCCTGTAAGTGGTACTTTAGATTGCACGTCGGTAGTTGCTTCTGATCTGCGTATTGCAACTTTCGTGTTGTAAAATAGATTGCGGTAGTACTAGCAGTGGGTTTTTGCCCTGTGCGCGATGGATAATAGCACGGAACTTGGGCCTTTAAATTCACCTGGCAACATCTTTACTTCTCATGGTGAGGGTAACAGTATTGGCACTTCGTCTCCGCCACATCCGCATTCTACAGAGAGTACGGGTGATAATAATGAGTTTATGAACCCACACAATATAGTTTCCAGTCATATGCCTTCACGTGAGGGGTCTGTTTTTGTGAATCGACATCCCCCTGAGAGGCCGGTGGAGACTCTCGAAAAAGACGATCAAAACCGATCCTACCTGTACTCGCCGGCTCCAACTACCGACTGCAATGAATCTGTGAACTTTGTTTGCATGCaagaggcagcagcagcaggattGCAAACTCCAATTGTACCGGCTGCGTCATCATCAATAAGTCAACACACCGCAGCAGAATCTAAAAGTGTCCACTCCACTGAAAATAACAATGACTTCGTGAAAGTGTTCACGACTAGCAAAGGCAGTCATAAAGGGGGAAGATTGGAGGCGTTGCGGCGGATTTCCAATAAGCACAAAACATTCATTGGACTTACGACGATCACGCCACAGCAACGAAACACCAATGACTGCATTAACCGAAGTATTAATGCCAGTGCACCCAACGAACTTTCGCGTGCGGGCGATAACGGTGCTGTTACCAATCCTGGGGGCACAAAACTGGTGCACAGTGTTCCTGTAAAACAGTTGCAACCCCAAGTATCTCATATTGTGCTCGATACATGCAGTTTGCTGCGGGTTGGGCCACTCCAGTTGGCATGTCTCATGAGGAGGGCCGTTGTGTGCCTGCCACATGGAGTTTTACATGAAATGGACTCGTGGAACCATGTAGCCAAAAAATATGAAGATGAAATCAGCAGGAAGCGGGCGTTTGTTGCTCGTCGCATACGTACTTGGGTGCACTACGCTACCAAATATAAGGCAAGCATACGTCTTCAGGCGATGAATGAGGTGAACACTGCGTTTGACAAACATGTGCAGAGGAATGATATGGCAATTCTTGGTTTTGCGGTGTTCCTGGAACGTAATGAAAAGACTTTGGTGGAATTTGTGACAGATGATACATACCTTTCCCTGACAGCGGCCCAAGAGTTAAAAGGTGTAGTCCGAACAACAAAAGGTTTATTGGATTATTACGGGTGCTAAATGAACTCTGAGCAGTGCGTGGAAACCacggaggggagggggaaaaaaaaaatgagaagaaaCAATTGTTTGGATAAAGTCTGAAGGTAATGGCGGCGCAGAGATTTTTAAATGGAAGTTGAAGTACCCTATTcagattcttttttttccccctgttcATTTGGATGTATCAGATGCTGCGAACGGTGGTATCAATAGGTTTAGATGATAccgaaaaggaatgaaattGTAAAGAAGGAGTGTTTATTGAGTGAACGATTTATTTGGAACCGTATTCGTCCATTCACAGATAATAGTTGGTTCCgtaaagataaaaagaaaaaaaaagaaagtacaaGAAAAACGGCTCGAAACTTTCAGTCTTCGTTTTCAgcacaaaaacgaaaaaaagagaagagaggtGGCACGGAGAGACTCATGAAATAGCACTGGCGCACAAATTAATGtgaataatttttttttaatttcttcgCCTCTGCCCTCAACGTGCCAAATCATTTGTGACGTGTTCCTTCGAGACTTGATATATCGAGTTTGTGCATTTCTTCACTTcgcaaaaaataattaaagtTAGTGTGAGgtggaaagaagaggaaaagggagggaaacagAGAACTGGTGAGAAATCTTTATTGCATTGTTTCCGCTTTTGTCGCTAGTCTCGGTTCCGATGCGGAACTAATTTTTGCTTTAAAGGTTGCACCAAGAGTTTTGGTTATGTGCTCGTATTTTTGTGTGAGCgacgagtttttttttttttcttaccttttatctttttgttcgtttcagCCTtacgccttttttttttaaaaaaatctctctcttttactAATGTTAGCAACGTCGGTCAGGGTGATGTCGccgttgttcttttttttttttactttctttttcttacctACTCTATGGCGCCAAGATTCGTGTCGAATTTATACTttttgaaagaaagaaaaaaacaaaaagaatgttTGTGAGGTGGTGTTATTCGAATACGAGCAGAATTATGGAGTCGTTAAGTTGATTTTGATTATGGTAATTATATAAAAGACGGTAGAaacattttattattattattactattgctTCGTTTTGTACGCCGATATTTCCACTTCAGTTATTATGTTTGCCACTTCAAACAAGTTGGTTGATAAATGTTCGCAGTAGAGAAAAATCCACCAGTGTTGAGAGGGGGTGAAGAttctttctttatgttttgtggAAAGGAGACGAAGAACTACACAAAGTGAAGCTTACTGTGATGGATGAATCCTGTAGGATGATAACAATGATGCATAGTGATAGTAACTGCTTGTGATTGATCGTTCAGGTATCATATTTattgtatgtatatatacatatatatatatatatatatatatatatatatatatctgtatCTGTGTCTATCTGtctatatattattataatataatattatacaatataatattaatatagtATagtatattatattatattgtattatattatattaaatTGCATTCGGCTCTTCTCTAATTTGTGTGATTCGAATGTTGCGGGCAGGTGTGCCACATGTTCTTTCTGCCCGTAGCCTCCTTGATCTTTCTTGCACTGCTTCCcctctattattattattgttattattgccgCTGTTACTCACCTTGttcatatatttcttttcgtttcgttctcttcacttctcttcctcttctgtcTGTCTCTTCtacttttctttaatttctccttcctttttcacgTATTCATTACAAATTCTTCGAAGtgtctttttctcttgtatCATCTTGtattttgttcgttttgttATTAATTAGTTTCCCTAATTGAGTGCGGTCGCTACCTATTTTCCCCACCACTACGGACGTGGGAATAAATACAACCACAGACCACgcacatttatatatttgtttgcgtgtttatatatattttttgtagATACtcaaaaattcaaaaaggaaagcaatattaatattaatacacacaaaaaatacaaagaaagggaaaagagggaaagctcaaaagcaaaaggaataGAAGCTTTGCTTCAAATTCTTTATTGGTCGAAACCTCCTGTCGTAATTTACAAGGACAGGGAAGTACGTTTCTCCCAAGAGCAGAAATTTCCttacagaaaaataaataagaaacggCTACAGAAGTTCTTGAGCAtctcatatatttattaacTTATTTTCATCTATCTTTATATTTGTATCTATAGTGTCGGaaaccaaaataaataaataaatcaagGCGAAGAACAAACAGaggcaaaagaaggaagtaagAGGATAAGCAGCAGACAAAGTTAGTCAAGTGGTTCATTAtagcgaaaaataaaacagtgtCTACCATAGTTCAAGCGCaatattatatttgcatatacaCGCATTGGTAAGttgtacttttttccccctcgtttttattattattattatttttttacttccaGGCCACTCTTCCTTTCATACCTTACTCCGGCCATTCATAACCTCTGTTTTGGTTGGCGTCCGCTGCCGTCGGTTGGAGGCGTATCTCTGAGTGCTTTGGCGTCTGTTGGTGCGATAAAATATCGGCGTTGGGTACGTGGATTCcggagcagaaaaaaaaaacaaaaccaacataaaaagaaagcataAAGGGAACTGGATTGAGAAGGCGTTACATAACTATTATTTAGCAGCCACACACTCCCAACATTCCCGTCAttttttgtgtattgttCAGACAATCCATACGAGTTGATTAAGTGGAATCATGCGGCCCGCTCCCACGGATGCTAACATGTATAACAACGTGAAGAAGAATGATGCGGATAACGGGCTGAGTTCATCAAACCACTATAACAGTGTTAATTCCGTGAAAACTAGAGAAGGTACGCATAAGGTTTTAAGACTTGGGGTCGGCACGTACAGCAACGACTTAAGTAAGCGGACTGGTGCGGTTACGGCGACAAATGCGCTCAACTCGCAAGGAAATTCCGTTAGGACCGATCCCGCAGGGACAAGAGGTCATCTCACAAACTCAGCAAGGCAACACAAAAATGCGGAGAGTCCAGTAACGGGAACATGCAGCACGGGGCAGTTGAAAACCAACTGCTCAGTGGGAACTGAGGGGAAGGCGGGTGGTACAACACAACCCCTAAAGTTGTTGCGACCGCCAATGACAACTGTAGAGCCAATGGAAAACCTCACGGGGTTAATTTCGCCTTTAGAGGGTTCGGCAACTGCCAGTGACTCGAGCGGCAACTGCCGGCGGAAGACGGTACGAAACCTCCCACTGATTGATGTCACACCACAACCACCAGCGCCGCTTCCCAAAGGTCAGGACACCGgtggaagcaaaagaagtggATATATCACATGTCAGCGTGTAAAACCTTCCATATCACTGAAATCCCTCTCGCCAAACGTGTCACCGCCCTCCACCAGAGTGCTTCCAGATGTTCACAGCCCGCAATCGGTAGCGTTGCGCCTGCCACTACGCCATCAGCACGCAAAACCAACCGCCGTTACCAATTCCACGCAATTGGAGCCCATGTGGAAGGAGCGAGGAAAAAATGATGAGCATCACAATAAAGCCAATGAGGAACTGAAAAACATTGCGGACAAGAAGGTGGCGGAGACTCACAACGAAGGGAAGTTTACGAATATTATAGGTTGGGTTTCGGTTAGTGAAAGagtggaagcagcagcaaataaGACACATGACACAGGCAATGAGTCAAGTGGAGTGATACAAACTGGTCAACGTGAGGATCCCTCGCTAGTTCTTGCCGAAAGCTGTGCGCATATGTGGGAAAGTTTAATGAGGGGTGCTGCAGCGGGCGGTTCTTCTCTCTCCAGTTTAGCCGAAAACGCCAATTGTCAACACAAAGGGGATAGCTCTGCAAAAGATGTGGAAAAGAAGTCACTTGAAGCGAGTTCGACAGaagtaaagaaggatgatatcGTGCGGCGAGTGGTTGATTTAACCACGTGGGCGGCCACACCACTTTTATCGGTAAATGACGACCTTCACACATTGTTGAGACATTCTGCAGCAACACATCATCAGTGGTGCGGAGAGCGGGATGCCGCCACGAAAGATAATCCAATTACGTTAGAGCGAGGAGGAGAATTGAAGACGTTGAATCACCGCGTCCACAACGTTATCGCCCAAATTCTTCACCCGAAGCGTCCACTACAGCCAAGTTACCCGAGCAGAATGCCTTTAGTAATGGAAAAAGTTCACGGCAAACGTCGTGCGGTTTCGCCGCTTCGTTTCTATggaccgaagggaaaagtgatTGGTCCACGATGGTTTGAGTCCGCATTGGATGATGCGAAGCGTGTGGCAAGTCCCAATATTGGGCTCCTTGAGGCTGGAGAAGCGGAAAAGGCAATGAGTTGCAAACGCTCTTAGAAACGACAGGTGAAGGAACAGTATTA
This region of Trypanosoma brucei brucei TREU927 chromosome 1, complete sequence genomic DNA includes:
- a CDS encoding hypothetical protein, unlikely (unlikely gene predicted by glimmer) — encoded protein: MIPKRNEIVKKECLLSERFIWNRIRPFTDNSWFRKDKKKKKESTRKTARNFQSSFSAQKRKKEKRGGTERLMK